The following DNA comes from Triticum aestivum cultivar Chinese Spring chromosome 3D, IWGSC CS RefSeq v2.1, whole genome shotgun sequence.
GTGGAGAAGTTGGTCGTGGCGGTGGCGCCGCGGAGCTGAATGGCCGCGTTGTCGTACacgcgcgcggcctcctcggcggtgtcgaaggtgccgagccaGAGGCGCACGCCGCGCCACGGGTCGCGGATCTCCGCCGCGTACTTGCCCCACGGCCGCCGCCTGACGCCGCGGAACTTGGTGCTCTGCGCAGCGGAGCCGCCGCCCTTGGCCAGCCTCTTCCGCGCACCGGTACATCCACCAACACGCCTCGGCAGGTCGTCGTCTCCCGCGCTGCACTGCTCCGGCGAAGCAGCAGCAGCCTGCACAAGCGGCGCCGGGGCCGGCGGAAGCTCCCGCACCATCCTTCCCACCCTCCGAGCGGCGCAGCCCTCGTCGTCCTCACTGGACGAGTCCGTCACGTCGGGATCGTCCCAGTAGATTCGCACTGTACGCGACCGCGACATGGCACGCGCCACCACCGGAAACGCGGAAACCACACAAAGGAGGATACCGATGTCTCTCTCGCCCAAAAACCCTTTGAAGACACAGGTAGAAAGCTCAGaaggagccccctggccccagcagGAAAGGAAGCTGCAGCCTTAACCGAGCAAGCTGACGATCGATTGAGCGGGTGGATCGCTCGCTCCTGCTCCGCGCGCGGATCAGCAGGGGAATAAGACCAAAGGAACGGCAATAGTGAGGAGGACGGAGTGAGGATGCGAGCAgaagcaggcgcaggggaaggCAATAaagacggcctcctcctcctctttacCTTCTTTTTATTTAGAAAAAAGGCGAGCAGAAATGTAACAGCGCAGTAAAGCCCTCTGCCTGCCGCGAGGCGCCGGGATAATAACGGTTTTCGAACTCCGTAAAATTTTAACTCGACGAGAGGAACAGAGGAGCGTGGAGCGCAGCAACGAAACGAAAGCGCGAGGAACAAGGACGGGAGTGGAGAAGAGAAGAGAATGAGCAGAGCCTCGGAGATAGCTGAGCTGAGCTGGGAAGCGGTGATGGGATGGGATGGGAGATTTGGGGGTTTGGGGAGGTTTTTGGGAGAGTGGACTGGCTGAGGTTCGTTAGCGCCGTCTTATAGGATCCCCCGGCCCGACAGGCCCTGCGGGAGCCCACGCCCGATTCCGCCGTGAAAGCGTTTTTAactccgcctcgcctcgccggccgTAATTAAAGCCTGCGGGTTTAACCTCTCCTCCAGCCGCATTTACTGGCTGGCATTGGTTTACGGGGCAGGTTCCATTTCAAATCCCGCGCCACTAGTTTAATTACCGAACCCCGAGGACGAGGACGCCTCCGTCCATTTTACTCGTAGCTGTAAACTGTGCGCGGCGCCTGCAAAACTGCTGCCGTGTTTGGCACTGTGGGTAACTGGTGCCGTGGTCGCCGGCTGGCTGGATGTGTGCAGTGCCGCAGCGCAAGGGGAGAAGAACTACCGGGGTGCGATGCGTGACGGGCATGGGCGGCCTGGCCTGGGCAACTTAACTCGTAGGCTGTGCCAGTGCCAGTGCGCGCTGGTCTGCTCCAACTGTGACGCCGCGACCGCAGCTTGCGCCATCGTGTCCTTCTCTTCAATGGAGGCTGTGTTCTTTCAGGAAGATGGGGTTTTCCTAGCACTTGCTTACTCGCCTAGCACTACAGTCCTTCGTTCATCACGTACCTTTTTTTTTGGAGAAGGGTTCATCATGTAGCTGCATGTGTTTCCTGGCTGAATGTCGGAGGAGCGAGGCCATGAAGGCATGACGTGCTCCCACCACTGCTCGCATTGGTCGACGCTTCCCGGTTCCTCCGGCGTAGTGGCGGTGTGGACGGCCGATTCCTCATCCACACTCTACTCACTGCCACGCCACTGGCGGTGGTTCTGGTTCACCCAGTCAAGCCCGCACCGATGAGCCGCGCGCTGGGAGTGCGTGCCCCAGTCACCCTATTCCTTCCGAGCTCCGGCTCCAGTGCGAGCGAGAGACGGAACACGGTCGCGTGCGTCCCCGTCGTCATATTTTTTTGGCCGCCGTACGGAGGCCGACCCCGCGCCCGCGTGGTCCCTGAGCGGCGGGGGCCGCCGGGCAGTGCCGGTCGCTCGCACTCACGCGGGACGCAGAGGGGATGGAGGATGGCACGGGGCCACTGCCGCAGGGAAGGGCGGAGCCAATGGCGGGCCGAGGCTTGGTGGGGCCGTTGTGGCGCGAGTGCAGGCATCGGATTGCGGGAGGCGGGAGGTGGGGCGGCACGTGATGCCGGTCGGTCCTGGACGGAAAGGAAACTCCGGTCAATTCGTCGGGCGGAGCACCGGCGTCAGGGAGCCTCTGACCCGGAGGACGGAGAGCCATTTATCAACTCCAACCAAGGACAGCCTCAAGGCGCAACACAAAATTGTCCCTAAAATGTCTAAACATGACGGTCTAAATATCTTTTGCCATCGAATGGCGATCATATAAGGGAGTGCCTAGaactcatctaaataaaatatAAATTGGTCTCATTCACATGACGTCATCCATCTGTGTATAAAAGGTGTGGTCGTTCTATATTGTCGCTACTTCTTCCTGGGCCGTTCGTTGTTTGTTGTGTTTTTATGGGCCAGTGTACAATAACGAAAGTTGTCCGTTGTTTGTTGTTGATGAATAGAAGCATGAAGCAGCTGGGCCCTTACCCTTATTTAGGGAGCGTTTTTCTGTTGTTGTTTTTAGTTTTCTTGCTCGAAAACAATAGCTCGGAGGAGCCTTTGCCTGGGCCCTGCCTTGTTTTATGCCAACATTATTAAAAAATTTCAAATGAATTGCCTAAAAAAGAAAATGTTAAACAgctcgaaaagaaaaaaaatctgtgaaaaataaaaaaaaatatgtATGTATGTAAGAATGTTTATCGCATGAAACATGTTCACCAtgtatttttttaaatgtcacataTAAAAAAGTGCACCAAGTATTTGGACAAAAATCATTGCGAATATAACTAGGGTTATATTGGTGCTTGGTACTAGCGAGCCATGTAACAATCTGAATGTTTGAGCAAAACCAATTTGATTGCATCAATTGCGTGAGTGTTGTGACAGTTGCAGTTGCGACACCCACCCTCTGACTAAGCGAGTGAGAGCTCATGGGCCGATCCATGTGTGTGTTATAGCAGCAATTCCATGGTTTTAGCGTGGATAGGACATCTCAAGAGGCTCAAACGACCACCACCAACTGGCACCGAGACCGACATGTGTAAAGACACCACAACGACACACCAAAAAACTTCATTTTCCTCTAGGAAATATTGTCTCCAACAAAAACCCGACACGATATACAAATGAAAAAACACCTTCATAATATAGTTGATTTTTCActcaaggaaaaaaataaaaatatatatagtAAAGAAATTTAAAAGAAACAAATGtaaacaaaaaatgatataagaaGAAATGTTAGTTGCACAGGCAATGTTTGCTGGGCGACTATATCAAAATAAATTATTGTGTATGATCAACGATGATACAACTATNNNNNNNNNNNNNNNNNNNNNNNNNNNNNNNNNNNNNNNNNNNNNNNNNNNNNNNNNNNNNNNNNNNNNNNNNNNNNNNNNNNNNNNNNNNNNNNNNNNNNNNNNNNNNNNNNNNNNNNNNNNNNNNNNNNNNNNNNNNNNNNNNNNNNNNNNNNNNNNNNNNNNNNNNNNNNNNNNNNNNNNNNNNNNNNNNNNNNNNNNNNNNNNNNNNNNNNNNNNNNNNNNNNNNNNNNNNNNNNNNNNNNNNNNNNNNNNNNNNNNNNNNNNNNNNNNNNNNNNNNNNNNNNNNNNNNNNNNNNNNNNNNNNNNNNNNNNNNNNNNNNNNNNNTCATGCGGGAAATACCAAAAGATAGTTTGTTTGTTCCGAGAAATAAAACACAAAAAGGGCCAAAATAAAAAGTGCTTGTATGCACCCACTGTCAAGGGAAATGATAGAAACCACACCTATGTGATGCTAAGATAAAAACCGTCGATAATCACCGACAACCCTCTCCCAATTAAGTTGCGGGCGCTTCATACCTCTTGCAGTTGCGCCTGAGTATGATGAGTTGCAGTTGTACGGCTGAGTATGATGAGTACGGGCGTTTTCTCAAGAGGTCCCAGTTGCATGTGCCCGGGTTTTGTCAACTCTTGTCAACaaacaccccctagttgcgagtcgatgggaaACTTACAACTCAAGACCCTCAACCAAAAAAa
Coding sequences within:
- the LOC123078705 gene encoding pathogenesis-related genes transcriptional activator PTI6 codes for the protein MSRSRTVRIYWDDPDVTDSSSEDDEGCAARRVGRMVRELPPAPAPLVQAAAASPEQCSAGDDDLPRRVGGCTGARKRLAKGGGSAAQSTKFRGVRRRPWGKYAAEIRDPWRGVRLWLGTFDTAEEAARVYDNAAIQLRGATATTNFSTSTNSEGGQEDLTAAGYESGAESSQAVSSPTSVLRKVPSMSSLAEDRGDSEACQGDAAAAGSSLSVPEELGEFVPFEDAPVYSSSSFWDFEPQSGFLYAEPSSAEEASWDASAGGEAEPWAAPVQENDYFQDLRDLFPLNQLPAIF